The Collimonas fungivorans Ter331 genome has a segment encoding these proteins:
- the clpS gene encoding ATP-dependent Clp protease adapter ClpS, translating into MVTKHEDGTVATRQEQKLKPPPMYQVFLLNDDYTPMEFVVAILQEYFNKDREAATQIMLKVHRDGKGMCGVYPKDIASTKVELVLTHARKAGHPLQCMMEEA; encoded by the coding sequence ATGGTAACCAAGCACGAAGACGGGACAGTAGCGACGCGACAGGAGCAAAAGCTCAAGCCGCCCCCCATGTATCAAGTATTTTTGCTCAATGACGACTACACTCCAATGGAGTTCGTGGTCGCTATCCTGCAGGAATATTTCAACAAGGATCGTGAAGCCGCAACGCAGATAATGTTGAAAGTGCATCGCGATGGCAAAGGCATGTGTGGGGTATATCCGAAAGATATCGCTTCCACCAAGGTTGAACTGGTATTAACGCACGCACGCAAAGCAGGGCATCCCCTGCAATGCATGATGGAGGAAGCATGA
- the cspE gene encoding transcription antiterminator/RNA stability regulator CspE, whose product MATGTVKWFNDSKGFGFITPDDGGEDLFAHFSAIQMNGFKTLKEGQKVQFEVTQGPKGKQASNIQAP is encoded by the coding sequence ATGGCAACAGGTACAGTCAAGTGGTTCAACGATTCTAAGGGCTTCGGCTTTATCACTCCGGATGACGGCGGTGAAGATTTGTTTGCACACTTTTCCGCAATCCAGATGAACGGCTTCAAGACCCTCAAAGAAGGTCAAAAAGTCCAGTTCGAAGTCACGCAAGGCCCTAAAGGCAAGCAAGCTTCTAACATCCAAGCTCCTTAA
- the icd gene encoding NADP-dependent isocitrate dehydrogenase, with translation MSQHIKVPAEGKKITVNADFSINVPDNPIIPYIEGDGTGVDISPVMIKVVDAAVSKAYAGKRKISWMEVFAGEKSTKVYGPDVWLPEETLAAIKDYVVSIKGPLTTPVGGGIRSLNVALRQELDLYVCLRPVRYFKGVPSPVREPEKTDMVIFRENSEDIYAGIEWQEGSDGAKKLIEFLIKEMGVKKIRFPDTSGIGVKPVSREGTERLVRKAIQYAIDNDKPSVTIVHKGNIMKFTEGGFRDWAYALAQKEFGAELIDGGPWAKFKNPKTGREIIVKDSIADAFLQQILLRPNEYSVIATLNLNGDYISDALAAQVGGIGIAPGANLSDSVAMFEATHGTAPKYAGKDYVNPGSLILSAEMMLRHMGWVEAADLIIESMQKSITSKKVTYDFARLMEGATQVSCSGFGEVLIENM, from the coding sequence ATGTCCCAACATATCAAAGTGCCTGCCGAAGGCAAAAAAATCACCGTCAACGCCGATTTTTCGATCAACGTCCCTGACAATCCAATCATTCCTTACATCGAAGGCGACGGCACCGGCGTCGATATCAGCCCAGTCATGATCAAGGTTGTGGACGCCGCTGTGTCCAAGGCATATGCAGGCAAGCGCAAGATCAGCTGGATGGAAGTGTTCGCCGGCGAAAAGTCGACCAAGGTATACGGTCCTGACGTCTGGCTGCCGGAAGAGACCCTGGCCGCGATCAAGGATTACGTCGTGTCGATCAAAGGCCCGCTGACCACGCCGGTCGGCGGCGGCATCCGTTCCCTCAACGTGGCCTTGCGCCAGGAACTGGACCTGTACGTCTGCCTGCGCCCGGTGCGTTATTTCAAGGGCGTGCCTTCGCCGGTGCGTGAGCCGGAAAAGACCGACATGGTGATTTTCCGCGAAAACTCGGAAGACATCTACGCCGGCATCGAATGGCAAGAAGGCAGCGACGGCGCCAAGAAACTGATCGAGTTCCTGATCAAGGAAATGGGCGTCAAGAAGATCCGCTTCCCTGACACTTCCGGCATCGGCGTCAAGCCGGTTTCGCGCGAAGGCACCGAGCGCCTGGTGCGCAAGGCGATCCAGTACGCGATCGACAACGACAAACCGTCCGTCACCATTGTCCACAAGGGCAACATCATGAAGTTCACCGAAGGTGGCTTCCGTGACTGGGCCTACGCGCTGGCGCAAAAGGAATTCGGCGCCGAGTTGATCGACGGCGGTCCATGGGCGAAATTCAAGAACCCGAAGACCGGCCGCGAAATCATCGTCAAGGATTCGATCGCTGATGCATTCCTGCAACAAATCCTGTTGCGTCCAAACGAATACAGCGTGATCGCCACCCTGAACCTGAACGGCGACTACATTTCCGACGCGCTGGCGGCGCAAGTCGGCGGCATCGGCATCGCGCCGGGCGCCAACCTGTCGGATTCGGTCGCCATGTTCGAAGCAACCCACGGCACCGCGCCTAAATATGCAGGCAAGGACTATGTCAACCCGGGTTCGCTGATCCTGTCGGCGGAAATGATGTTGCGCCACATGGGCTGGGTCGAAGCTGCCGACCTGATCATCGAATCGATGCAAAAGTCGATTACCTCGAAAAAGGTCACCTACGACTTTGCGCGCCTGATGGAAGGCGCTACCCAGGTTTCCTGCTCGGGTTTCGGCGAAGTGCTGATCGAAAACATGTAA
- a CDS encoding pseudouridine synthase: MSLILFNKPFQVMCQFSAHPGRPTLADYIKIPDIYPAGRLDADSEGLLLLTDDGQLQHNISHPAVKQPKTYMAQVEGVPTEVLLERLRHGVDLGDFRSKPCQARQIEEPDWLWPRDPPIRQRQDKPTSWLALTLTEGKNRQVRRMTAAVGLPTLRLVRVAIGQVSLQSHPLWPGESLAIDPADLVTLRK, encoded by the coding sequence ATGTCTCTGATTCTATTCAACAAACCATTTCAAGTGATGTGCCAGTTTTCAGCCCATCCCGGCCGCCCTACGCTCGCCGACTATATCAAGATCCCCGATATCTATCCGGCCGGACGCCTAGATGCCGATAGTGAAGGATTATTGTTACTTACCGATGACGGCCAGCTGCAGCACAATATCAGCCATCCGGCGGTGAAGCAGCCCAAGACCTACATGGCGCAGGTCGAAGGCGTGCCGACCGAGGTCTTGCTGGAGCGCTTGCGGCACGGCGTCGATCTTGGCGATTTCCGCAGCAAGCCGTGCCAGGCGCGCCAGATCGAGGAACCGGACTGGCTGTGGCCGCGCGATCCGCCGATCCGCCAACGCCAGGACAAACCCACCAGCTGGCTGGCGCTGACTCTGACCGAAGGCAAGAACCGCCAGGTGCGGCGCATGACGGCGGCGGTGGGATTGCCGACCTTGCGCCTGGTGCGAGTGGCGATCGGCCAGGTGTCGCTGCAAAGCCATCCGCTGTGGCCGGGCGAGTCGCTGGCGATCGATCCGGCGGATCTGGTCACCCTGAGGAAGTAG
- a CDS encoding DUF192 domain-containing protein — MRKIRAAYLAATAACLASLAAVALPATAQEIQQLPVTPLNIGIHVIKAEVARSEDQREQGLMFRKKMGANEGMVFVFETPAGICMWMKNTLIPLSVAFIDAKGAILNVEEMKAQTLDSHCAQGAASYALEMNKGWFKDKNIKPGTVIQGLPQL; from the coding sequence ATGAGAAAAATTCGCGCCGCCTACCTTGCAGCCACCGCTGCCTGCCTCGCAAGCCTTGCTGCCGTCGCACTGCCGGCAACGGCCCAGGAAATCCAGCAGCTCCCGGTCACTCCCCTGAATATCGGCATCCACGTGATCAAGGCCGAAGTGGCGCGCAGCGAAGATCAGCGCGAACAAGGGCTGATGTTCCGCAAGAAAATGGGCGCCAACGAGGGCATGGTGTTTGTATTCGAGACTCCTGCGGGCATCTGCATGTGGATGAAGAACACCCTGATTCCGCTGTCGGTGGCGTTCATCGACGCCAAGGGCGCGATCCTGAATGTCGAGGAAATGAAGGCGCAGACGCTGGATTCCCATTGCGCCCAGGGCGCGGCGTCTTATGCGCTGGAGATGAACAAGGGCTGGTTCAAGGACAAGAACATCAAGCCGGGCACCGTGATCCAAGGTTTGCCGCAACTGTAA
- the rpsT gene encoding 30S ribosomal protein S20, whose product MANTAQARKRARQAVQQNLHNSSQRSTLRTAIKAARKAITGGDKAAAALVLQTSVSTIDRIADKKIIHKNKAARHKSRLNAALKALSAA is encoded by the coding sequence ATGGCAAATACCGCACAAGCACGTAAGCGTGCTCGTCAAGCAGTTCAGCAAAACCTGCACAACTCCAGTCAGCGTTCGACCCTGCGCACAGCTATCAAAGCTGCCCGCAAGGCAATCACTGGCGGCGACAAGGCTGCAGCAGCGCTGGTCCTGCAAACTTCCGTATCGACTATCGATCGTATCGCGGACAAGAAAATCATCCACAAGAACAAGGCTGCACGCCATAAGAGCCGTTTGAATGCTGCTCTGAAAGCATTGTCGGCTGCTTAA
- the murJ gene encoding murein biosynthesis integral membrane protein MurJ — translation MNLHKTLATVSGMTMVSRVTGLIREILYARAFGADGYTDAFAIAFRIPNLLRRLFAEGAFSQAFVPILGEYKNQKGEAATKQLVDHVATVLTWAMLFTCIVGILATPVLVYFIATGLKDNKEVFDASVFMTRIMFPYIGFMSFVALAGGILNTWHEFKIPAFTSVLLNLAFIVASLFVAPYMQHPIYAMAFAVLVGGVLQVAIQVPALLKVGMLPRIALNPMVGLRDLGVQRVLKKMGPAVFAVSAAQLSLLINTNIASRLGHGSVSLLTYGDRLMEFPTALLGVALGTILLPSLSKANADKDHGEYSSLLDWGLRLTFLLALPSAVGLATLSVPLTATLFQHGKFDAASVAVTSQVLIAYGVGLIGLIVVKILAPGFYAKQDIRTPVKIAVGVLIATQLMNYLFVPVFAVAGLALSISVGACLNAGFLLWSLMRRGIYKPESGWIRYFMRLLGALFLMAAVALWCGQQFDWTGPHTSSLARIAALCAVLAACGITYFGALLAMGFRFSDFKRIAR, via the coding sequence ATGAACTTGCATAAAACGCTTGCCACCGTCTCTGGCATGACCATGGTGTCGCGTGTGACGGGCCTGATTCGCGAAATCCTGTACGCGCGCGCATTCGGCGCCGACGGCTACACCGATGCTTTCGCCATCGCTTTCCGTATTCCCAACCTGTTGCGCCGGCTGTTTGCCGAAGGCGCTTTTTCCCAAGCGTTCGTGCCCATCCTGGGCGAATACAAGAACCAGAAAGGCGAAGCGGCGACCAAACAGCTGGTCGACCACGTCGCCACCGTGCTGACCTGGGCCATGCTGTTTACCTGCATCGTCGGCATCCTGGCCACCCCGGTGCTGGTGTATTTCATCGCCACCGGCCTGAAAGACAACAAGGAAGTATTCGACGCCTCGGTCTTCATGACCCGCATCATGTTTCCCTACATCGGCTTCATGTCCTTTGTTGCGCTGGCCGGCGGCATCCTGAATACCTGGCATGAATTCAAGATCCCGGCCTTCACTTCGGTGCTGCTCAACCTGGCGTTCATCGTTGCCTCGCTGTTCGTTGCACCTTATATGCAACATCCCATCTATGCGATGGCGTTTGCGGTGCTGGTCGGCGGCGTGCTGCAGGTGGCGATCCAGGTGCCGGCGCTGCTCAAGGTCGGCATGCTGCCGCGGATCGCGCTCAATCCCATGGTCGGCTTGCGCGACCTGGGCGTGCAGCGGGTCCTGAAAAAAATGGGGCCGGCAGTGTTTGCGGTGTCGGCCGCCCAGCTCAGCCTGCTGATCAACACCAACATCGCCTCGCGCCTGGGGCATGGCAGCGTGTCCCTGCTGACCTATGGCGACCGCCTGATGGAGTTCCCTACAGCATTGCTGGGCGTGGCCCTCGGCACCATCCTGTTGCCCAGCCTGTCGAAAGCCAATGCCGACAAGGACCATGGCGAATATTCGTCGCTGCTGGACTGGGGCTTGCGCCTCACCTTCCTGCTGGCGCTGCCGTCCGCGGTCGGCCTGGCAACCTTGTCAGTACCGCTGACGGCAACCTTGTTCCAGCATGGCAAATTCGATGCGGCCTCGGTCGCGGTCACCAGCCAGGTGCTGATCGCCTACGGCGTTGGCTTGATCGGCCTGATCGTGGTGAAAATCCTGGCGCCCGGCTTTTACGCCAAGCAGGATATCCGGACTCCGGTCAAGATCGCGGTCGGCGTGTTGATCGCTACACAATTGATGAACTACCTGTTCGTGCCGGTATTTGCAGTGGCCGGCCTGGCGCTGTCGATCAGCGTCGGCGCCTGCCTGAACGCCGGTTTCCTGCTGTGGAGCCTGATGCGGCGCGGCATCTACAAGCCGGAAAGCGGCTGGATCCGCTATTTCATGCGTCTGCTCGGCGCCCTGTTCCTGATGGCGGCGGTGGCGCTGTGGTGCGGCCAGCAATTCGACTGGACCGGTCCGCACACCAGCTCGCTGGCGCGCATCGCCGCCCTGTGCGCGGTGCTGGCGGCCTGCGGCATTACTTACTTTGGAGCACTATTGGCGATGGGGTTCCGATTCAGCGATTTCAAGCGGATTGCGCGTTAA
- a CDS encoding SirB1 family protein, whose amino-acid sequence MTITSLDYFTSLVQQANDVPLFEAALAIAQDVYPKLDFDAPQNDLDRLANTLRLRLPADASAIQKLRLLNQFFYQELGFAINVNHYYDTDNSYLHRVIAKRRGIPISLALVYMELAQQIGLPVKGVSFPGHFLMKLTVPSGDIMIDPANGASLSREELEERLEPYLPTENDEERAASRLSLISYLQIAHPHDILVRILRNLKAIYQQGNHWQRLLEVQQRILILLPGDAVERRDRGLAFAQLDCPQAALEDLEHYLAQRPLAADAATLREQVMELREACKRLN is encoded by the coding sequence ATGACGATTACATCTCTTGACTACTTTACTTCGCTGGTGCAACAGGCCAACGATGTTCCTTTGTTCGAGGCAGCCTTGGCGATTGCGCAGGATGTCTATCCCAAGCTGGATTTCGATGCGCCGCAGAATGACCTGGACCGGCTGGCCAATACCTTGCGCCTGCGCCTGCCGGCGGACGCCTCGGCGATCCAGAAGCTACGCCTGCTGAACCAGTTCTTCTACCAGGAGCTGGGATTCGCGATCAACGTCAATCATTATTACGACACCGACAACAGCTACCTGCACCGGGTGATCGCCAAACGGCGCGGCATCCCGATTTCGCTGGCGCTGGTCTATATGGAACTGGCGCAGCAGATCGGCTTGCCGGTCAAAGGCGTGTCCTTCCCCGGCCATTTCCTGATGAAGCTGACCGTGCCCTCGGGCGACATCATGATCGATCCGGCCAACGGCGCCAGCCTGTCGCGCGAAGAACTGGAAGAACGGCTGGAGCCTTACCTGCCGACCGAAAACGATGAAGAAAGAGCGGCCAGCCGGCTATCGCTGATCAGCTATCTGCAGATCGCCCACCCGCACGACATCCTGGTGCGCATACTGCGCAACCTGAAAGCCATCTACCAGCAAGGCAATCATTGGCAACGGCTGCTGGAAGTACAGCAGCGGATCCTGATCCTGCTGCCCGGCGACGCCGTCGAACGGCGCGACCGCGGCCTGGCGTTCGCGCAGCTGGATTGCCCGCAAGCGGCTCTGGAAGACCTAGAACATTACCTGGCGCAGCGGCCGCTGGCCGCCGATGCAGCGACCTTGCGCGAGCAGGTGATGGAACTGCGCGAGGCTTGCAAACGCTTGAATTAA
- a CDS encoding GNAT family N-acetyltransferase — protein MSETPAFPVIQTERLLLREIVESDAEQILAMHGDPELMRWFGVDPLPDLAAAQGLIKRFASFRLDENPGTRWGIQVRENNQLLGSCGLFRWDRNWRKCMIGYELSTHVQKQGFMRETLTAVMTWGFAEMALNRIEAMVHPDNLGSLKLLRQLGFVDEGRMRQVGHWGGRYHDMLMLSLLRSEWPATNID, from the coding sequence ATGAGCGAAACCCCGGCTTTCCCCGTCATCCAGACCGAACGCCTGCTGCTGCGCGAGATCGTCGAGAGCGATGCTGAGCAGATACTCGCCATGCATGGCGATCCTGAGCTGATGCGCTGGTTTGGCGTGGATCCCTTGCCGGACCTGGCGGCGGCGCAAGGTTTGATCAAGCGCTTCGCCAGTTTCCGCCTGGATGAAAATCCAGGTACCCGCTGGGGTATCCAGGTCAGGGAAAACAATCAGTTGCTGGGATCGTGCGGCTTGTTCCGCTGGGACCGCAACTGGCGCAAATGCATGATCGGCTACGAACTCTCGACGCATGTCCAGAAGCAGGGTTTCATGCGCGAGACGCTGACCGCCGTCATGACCTGGGGTTTCGCCGAGATGGCGCTCAACCGCATCGAAGCCATGGTCCATCCCGACAACCTGGGTTCGCTCAAGCTGCTGCGCCAGCTCGGTTTCGTCGATGAAGGAAGGATGCGCCAGGTCGGCCACTGGGGCGGCCGCTACCACGACATGCTGATGTTGTCGCTGCTGCGCAGCGAATGGCCGGCGACCAATATCGACTAA